From a region of the Enterobacter cancerogenus genome:
- a CDS encoding multifunctional CCA addition/repair protein: protein MKSYLVGGAVRDALLGLPVKDKDWVVVGATPEEMLEAGYQQVGRDFPVFLHPKSREEYALARTERKSGAGYTGFTCYAAPDVTLEQDLLRRDLTVNALAQDEHGQIIDVYGGQNDLRDRLLRHVSPAFSEDPLRVLRVARFAARYAHLSFRIADETLALMTAMTEAGELAHLTPERVWKETENALTTRNPQVFFQVLRDCGALKVLFPEIDALFGVPAPAKWHPEIDTGVHTLMTLSMAAMLSPEVDVRFSTLCHDLGKGLTPKALWPRHHGHGPAGVKLVEGLCQRLRVPNDIRDLAKLVAEFHDLIHTFPILKPATIVKLFDNIDAWRKPQRVEQIALTSEADVRGRTGFEASDYPQGRLLREAWNVAKAVPTKEVVEAGFTGPAIREELTKRRIEAVAAWKETRCPQPKD from the coding sequence GTGAAGAGTTATCTGGTCGGTGGTGCGGTTCGTGATGCGTTATTAGGTCTGCCGGTCAAAGATAAAGACTGGGTTGTGGTCGGCGCCACGCCAGAAGAAATGCTCGAGGCGGGCTACCAGCAGGTAGGCCGCGATTTTCCCGTGTTTCTCCATCCGAAAAGCCGTGAAGAGTACGCCCTGGCGCGAACGGAGCGAAAATCCGGCGCGGGCTATACCGGCTTCACCTGCTATGCCGCCCCGGACGTGACCCTGGAGCAGGATTTACTGCGCCGCGACCTCACCGTTAACGCCCTGGCACAGGACGAGCACGGCCAGATCATCGACGTTTACGGCGGCCAAAACGATCTCCGCGATCGGCTCTTGCGCCACGTTTCTCCCGCGTTTTCTGAAGATCCGCTGCGCGTACTGCGCGTGGCGCGTTTCGCTGCCCGCTATGCTCACCTGAGCTTCCGCATTGCCGATGAAACGCTGGCGCTGATGACCGCCATGACCGAGGCGGGCGAACTGGCGCACCTGACGCCGGAACGCGTCTGGAAAGAGACTGAAAACGCGCTGACCACCCGCAACCCGCAGGTCTTTTTCCAGGTCCTGCGCGACTGTGGTGCCCTGAAGGTGCTGTTCCCGGAAATCGATGCGCTGTTTGGCGTTCCGGCGCCGGCGAAGTGGCACCCGGAAATTGATACCGGCGTGCATACCCTGATGACGTTAAGCATGGCCGCCATGCTCAGCCCGGAGGTTGACGTCCGTTTCTCGACCCTGTGTCACGATCTCGGCAAGGGGCTGACGCCGAAAGCGTTGTGGCCGCGCCACCACGGACACGGCCCGGCGGGGGTGAAGCTGGTTGAAGGGCTTTGCCAGCGCCTGCGCGTGCCTAACGACATCCGCGACCTGGCGAAACTGGTGGCGGAGTTCCACGACCTGATCCACACCTTCCCGATCCTGAAGCCAGCCACCATCGTTAAGCTGTTCGACAACATTGACGCCTGGCGCAAACCGCAGCGCGTAGAGCAGATTGCGCTCACCAGCGAGGCTGACGTGCGCGGGCGTACCGGGTTTGAAGCCAGCGATTATCCGCAGGGGCGCCTGCTGCGCGAAGCCTGGAACGTGGCGAAAGCGGTGCCGACGAAAGAGGTGGTTGAGGCAGGATTTACCGGCCCGGCTATTCGGGAAGAATTGACGAAACGGCGGATTGAGGCGGTTGCGGCCTGGAAGGAAACGCGTTGCCCTCAGCCAAAGGACTGA
- a CDS encoding TIGR04211 family SH3 domain-containing protein, producing MLKLRLIGLTLLAFSAATAVHAEEKRYVSDELNTWVRSGPGDNYRLVGTVNAGEEVVLLQTNADTNYGQVRDSTGRTSWIPLKELSNVPSLRTRVPDLENQVKTLTDKLNNIDSTWNQRTAEMQQKVAQSDSVISGLKDENQKLKNELIVAQKKVNAANLQLDDKQRTIIMQWFMYGGGVLGVGLVLGLVLPMLIPSRKRKDRWMN from the coding sequence ATGCTTAAATTGCGCCTGATTGGACTTACTTTACTCGCTTTTAGCGCCGCAACCGCGGTGCACGCTGAAGAAAAGCGTTACGTTTCTGATGAACTCAACACCTGGGTACGCAGTGGCCCCGGAGACAATTATCGCCTCGTGGGCACGGTGAATGCCGGCGAGGAAGTGGTTCTGTTACAAACCAATGCAGATACCAACTATGGCCAGGTTCGCGACAGCACTGGCCGCACTTCGTGGATCCCGCTCAAAGAGCTGAGCAACGTGCCAAGCCTGCGCACGCGCGTGCCGGACCTGGAAAACCAGGTGAAAACCCTGACCGATAAGCTGAACAACATCGACAGTACCTGGAACCAGCGTACCGCAGAGATGCAGCAGAAAGTCGCGCAGAGCGACAGCGTGATCAGCGGCCTGAAGGACGAAAACCAGAAACTGAAAAACGAGCTGATTGTCGCGCAGAAGAAAGTGAACGCCGCCAATCTGCAGCTTGACGACAAACAGCGCACCATCATCATGCAGTGGTTTATGTATGGCGGCGGCGTGCTGGGCGTGGGTCTGGTGCTGGGTCTGGTGCTTCCAATGCTGATCCCAAGCCGCAAGCGCAAAGACCGCTGGATGAACTAA
- a CDS encoding CYTH domain-containing protein produces MAQEIELKFIVEKDSVDALRQHLHTLSGEHHEPVQLLNIYYETPDNWLRQHDMGLRIRGAGGRYEMTMKTAGRVVGGLHQRPEYNIDISKPELELARFPAEVWPEGELPATLAAQVQPLFSTDFWREKWQVTEGKSRIEIALDLGDVKAGEWQEPLCELELELLEGDANDVLKLARKLVNQSGLRQGSLSKAARGYHLAAGNAPRTVKETPILRVVPKASIEQGMEAALELALSQWLYHEELWARNVKNAKTHVMAAIGLVRHTLALFGGIVPRKASAHLRDLLTQTEALMLSDVSAQTALYSPQAASAKLALTEFLVTRGWRTFLDAKAQTKIADNFKRFADIHLSRHAAELRTTFAYPLGDQYGDQLPRLARNIDSMLLLSGAYDGVKAQAWMENWQGLKQAIENRQQVEIEHFRNEAISQEPFWLHSGKR; encoded by the coding sequence ATGGCACAAGAAATCGAATTAAAGTTTATCGTCGAAAAAGACAGCGTTGACGCGCTTCGTCAGCATCTGCACACGCTTTCCGGCGAGCACCATGAACCGGTACAGCTGCTTAACATCTATTACGAAACGCCGGACAACTGGCTGCGCCAGCACGACATGGGGCTGCGCATCCGGGGAGCGGGCGGGCGCTATGAAATGACGATGAAAACCGCTGGCCGCGTGGTCGGCGGGTTACACCAGCGCCCGGAATACAATATTGATATCAGCAAGCCGGAACTTGAACTGGCGCGTTTCCCGGCCGAGGTATGGCCAGAGGGCGAGCTGCCGGCAACGTTAGCGGCGCAGGTGCAGCCGCTGTTCAGCACCGATTTCTGGCGCGAAAAATGGCAGGTGACGGAAGGCAAAAGCCGCATAGAGATTGCCCTCGATCTGGGTGACGTGAAGGCGGGCGAATGGCAGGAGCCACTCTGCGAACTGGAGCTTGAGCTGCTGGAAGGTGACGCGAACGACGTGCTGAAGCTGGCACGTAAGCTGGTGAACCAGTCCGGCTTGCGTCAGGGCAGCCTGAGTAAGGCCGCACGCGGTTATCATCTGGCGGCCGGGAATGCGCCACGTACGGTGAAAGAGACGCCGATTTTACGCGTTGTGCCGAAAGCCAGCATCGAACAGGGCATGGAAGCGGCGCTGGAACTGGCGCTCTCTCAGTGGCTGTACCACGAAGAGTTGTGGGCGCGAAATGTCAAAAATGCGAAAACCCACGTCATGGCGGCTATTGGCCTGGTGCGTCATACGCTGGCGCTGTTCGGCGGTATCGTGCCGCGTAAAGCAAGCGCTCACTTACGTGATCTGCTTACCCAAACCGAAGCACTTATGCTCTCCGATGTGTCGGCACAAACGGCGCTCTATAGCCCACAGGCCGCCTCGGCCAAACTGGCGCTCACTGAGTTTCTGGTAACGCGCGGCTGGCGGACTTTCCTTGATGCAAAAGCGCAGACCAAAATCGCGGATAACTTTAAGCGCTTTGCGGATATTCATCTTTCGCGGCATGCCGCTGAGCTGAGAACCACGTTTGCCTACCCGCTGGGCGACCAGTACGGCGATCAGCTTCCGCGTCTGGCGCGTAATATCGACAGCATGTTGCTGCTGTCCGGTGCCTATGACGGCGTGAAAGCGCAGGCCTGGATGGAGAACTGGCAGGGGCTGAAGCAAGCCATCGAAAACCGCCAGCAGGTCGAGATTGAGCATTTCCGCAACGAGGCCATTTCGCAGGAGCCGTTCTGGCTGCACAGCGGAAAACGTTAA
- the glnE gene encoding bifunctional [glutamate--ammonia ligase]-adenylyl-L-tyrosine phosphorylase/[glutamate--ammonia-ligase] adenylyltransferase, whose translation MMALSSQLQQQWQIVCERLPELLSPSSLSEQAKCVLTFSDFVQESVAANPGWLAALESAPPQAEEWRQYASWLQAALADVADEATLMRVLRQFRRRVMVRIAWAQALELVSEESTLQQLSELAQTLIVAARDWLYAACCKEWGTPCNEEGVPQPLLILGMGKLGGCELNFSSDIDLIFAWPENGATRGGRRELDNAQFFTRLGQRLIKALDQPTQDGFVYRVDMRLRPFGDSGPLVLSFAALEDYYQEQGRDWERYAMVKARIMGDSDDAYANELRAMLRPFVFRRYIDFSVIQSLRNMKGMIAREVRRRGLKDNIKLGAGGIREIEFIVQVFQLIRGGREPSLQSRSLLPTLNAIEQLHLLPEGDAQTLREAYLFLRRLENLLQSINDEQTQTLPGDDLNRARLAWGMRMEGWAALTERLDAHMAGVRRIFNDLIGDDEGESQDDALSEHWRELWQDALQEDDTTPVLAHLSDDDRHRVVALIADFRLELNKRAIGPRGRQVLDHLMPHLLSDVCARADAPVPLSRMMPLLSGIITRTTYLELLSEFPGALKHLISLCAASPMVANKLARYPLLLDELLDPNTLYQPTATDAYRDELRQYLLRVPEEDEEQQLEALRQFKQAQMLRVAAADIAGTLPVMKVSDHLTWLAEAMIDAVVHQAWVQMVARYGQPKHLAEREGRGFAVVGYGKLGGWELGYSSDLDLIFLHDCPVDVMTDGEREIDGRQFYLRLAQRIMHLFSTRTSSGILYEVDARLRPSGAAGMLVTSTDAFADYQKNEAWTWEHQALVRARVVYGDPQLKTQFDLIRKEVMTTLRDGSTLQTEVREMREKMRAHLGNKHRDRFDIKADEGGITDIEFITQYLVLLHAHAKPKLTRWSDNVRILELLAQNEIMDEQEAQALTRAYTTLRDALHHLALQEQPGHVALDQFVDERAQVTASWLKWLVEPCVTKQV comes from the coding sequence ATCATGGCGCTTTCTTCGCAGTTACAGCAGCAGTGGCAGATTGTTTGCGAACGTCTGCCTGAGTTATTATCGCCGTCATCCCTAAGTGAGCAGGCGAAGTGCGTGCTTACCTTCAGTGATTTTGTGCAGGAGAGTGTCGCGGCGAATCCGGGCTGGCTGGCGGCGCTGGAAAGCGCGCCTCCGCAGGCGGAAGAGTGGCGGCAGTACGCCAGCTGGCTGCAGGCTGCGCTTGCAGACGTAGCGGATGAAGCCACGTTAATGCGCGTTCTGCGTCAGTTCCGCCGCCGGGTGATGGTGCGCATTGCCTGGGCCCAGGCGCTGGAGCTGGTCAGCGAAGAGAGTACGTTGCAGCAGCTCAGCGAGCTGGCGCAAACGCTGATTGTTGCCGCACGCGACTGGCTGTATGCCGCATGCTGTAAAGAGTGGGGCACGCCGTGCAACGAGGAAGGGGTTCCTCAGCCGCTGTTGATTCTGGGGATGGGGAAGCTTGGCGGATGCGAGCTGAACTTCTCCTCGGATATCGATCTGATTTTTGCCTGGCCTGAGAACGGGGCCACGCGCGGCGGGCGGCGCGAGCTGGATAACGCCCAGTTCTTTACCCGCCTTGGCCAGCGGCTGATTAAGGCGCTGGACCAGCCCACCCAGGATGGCTTTGTCTATCGTGTTGATATGCGCCTGCGGCCGTTCGGCGACAGCGGCCCGCTGGTGCTGAGCTTTGCCGCGCTGGAAGATTACTATCAGGAACAGGGGCGCGACTGGGAGCGCTACGCGATGGTGAAGGCGCGGATCATGGGCGACAGCGACGATGCCTATGCCAACGAACTGCGTGCCATGCTGCGCCCGTTCGTGTTCCGCCGCTACATCGACTTCAGCGTGATCCAGTCCCTGCGTAATATGAAGGGGATGATCGCCCGCGAAGTGCGCCGCCGTGGCCTGAAAGACAACATCAAGCTCGGCGCGGGCGGCATTCGTGAAATCGAATTTATCGTTCAGGTCTTCCAGCTTATCCGCGGTGGTCGTGAGCCGTCGCTGCAATCCCGCTCGCTGCTACCGACGCTGAACGCCATCGAACAGCTTCACCTGCTGCCGGAGGGCGACGCGCAAACGCTGCGCGAGGCCTACCTGTTCCTGCGTCGGCTGGAAAACCTGCTGCAAAGCATAAACGACGAACAAACCCAAACCCTGCCAGGGGATGACCTGAACCGGGCGCGGCTCGCCTGGGGAATGCGCATGGAAGGCTGGGCGGCGCTCACCGAGAGGCTGGATGCCCACATGGCAGGCGTGCGTCGGATCTTTAACGATCTGATCGGCGACGACGAAGGGGAGTCGCAGGACGATGCGCTGTCCGAACACTGGCGCGAGCTGTGGCAGGACGCCCTCCAGGAAGATGACACCACGCCGGTGCTGGCGCATTTAAGCGATGACGACCGACACCGCGTGGTGGCGTTAATTGCCGATTTCCGTCTCGAACTGAACAAGCGCGCCATTGGCCCGCGCGGTCGCCAGGTGCTGGATCACCTGATGCCGCATCTACTAAGCGACGTCTGCGCGCGCGCGGATGCCCCGGTGCCGCTGTCGCGAATGATGCCGCTCCTGAGCGGGATCATCACCCGCACCACCTATCTTGAACTGTTGAGCGAATTCCCCGGCGCGCTCAAGCATCTGATTTCACTCTGCGCCGCGTCGCCGATGGTCGCCAACAAGCTGGCGCGTTATCCGCTGCTGCTGGACGAACTGCTCGATCCCAACACCCTTTACCAGCCCACGGCAACGGACGCCTACCGCGACGAACTGCGCCAGTATCTGCTGCGCGTGCCGGAAGAGGATGAAGAGCAGCAGCTGGAGGCGCTGCGTCAGTTTAAGCAGGCGCAGATGCTGCGTGTGGCGGCGGCCGATATCGCCGGAACGCTGCCGGTAATGAAAGTCAGCGATCACTTAACCTGGCTGGCGGAAGCGATGATTGATGCCGTCGTGCATCAGGCCTGGGTGCAGATGGTGGCACGCTACGGCCAGCCGAAACATCTGGCCGAGCGTGAAGGGCGCGGCTTTGCGGTGGTCGGCTATGGCAAGCTCGGCGGCTGGGAGCTGGGTTACAGCTCCGATCTTGATCTGATCTTCCTGCACGACTGCCCGGTAGACGTCATGACCGACGGCGAGCGTGAAATCGACGGGCGTCAGTTTTACCTACGACTGGCGCAGCGCATTATGCACCTGTTCAGCACGCGCACCTCGTCGGGCATTTTGTACGAGGTGGATGCGCGCCTGCGCCCGTCCGGCGCGGCGGGCATGTTGGTTACCTCCACGGACGCCTTTGCCGATTATCAGAAAAACGAGGCCTGGACGTGGGAACATCAGGCGCTGGTGCGCGCCCGCGTGGTCTATGGCGATCCGCAGTTAAAAACGCAGTTTGATCTCATCCGCAAGGAGGTCATGACCACCTTACGCGACGGCAGCACGCTGCAGACCGAGGTGCGCGAGATGCGCGAAAAAATGCGCGCGCATCTTGGCAATAAACACCGCGATCGCTTTGATATCAAAGCTGATGAGGGCGGAATTACCGATATTGAGTTTATTACCCAGTATCTGGTGCTGCTGCACGCCCACGCGAAGCCAAAGCTGACGCGCTGGTCCGATAACGTGCGCATTCTGGAGCTGCTTGCGCAGAATGAGATTATGGATGAGCAGGAGGCGCAGGCGCTGACCCGGGCCTACACCACGCTAAGGGATGCCCTGCATCACCTGGCCCTGCAGGAGCAGCCGGGCCATGTGGCGCTCGACCAGTTCGTCGACGAGCGGGCGCAGGTGACCGCCAGCTGGCTGAAGTGGCTGGTGGAACCGTGCGTAACAAAGCAAGTGTGA
- the hldE gene encoding bifunctional D-glycero-beta-D-manno-heptose-7-phosphate kinase/D-glycero-beta-D-manno-heptose 1-phosphate adenylyltransferase HldE: MKVTLPEFERAGVMVVGDVMLDRYWYGPTSRISPEAPVPVVKVDTIEERPGGAANVAMNIASLGAQSRLVGLTGIDDAARALSKSLADVNVKCDFVSVPTHPTITKLRVLSRNQQLIRLDFEEGFEGVDPEPLHERINQALGNIGALVLSDYAKGALASVQTMIQLARKASVPVLIDPKGTDFERYRGATLLTPNLSEFEAVAGKCKTEEELVERGMKIIADFELSALLVTRSEQGMTLLQPGKAPLHMPTQAQEVYDVTGAGDTVIGVLAATLAAGNSLEEACYFANAAAGVVVGKLGTSTVSPIELENAVRGRADTGFGVMTEDELKVAVAAARKRGEKVVMTNGVFDILHAGHVSYLANARKLGDRLIVAVNSDASTKRLKGETRPVNPLEQRMIVLGALEAVDWVVSFEEDTPQRLIAGILPDLLVKGGDYKPEQIAGSEEVWANGGEVMVLNFEDGCSTTNIIKKIQKDSQ, from the coding sequence ATGAAAGTAACACTGCCAGAGTTTGAACGTGCTGGGGTTATGGTTGTCGGCGATGTGATGCTGGATCGCTACTGGTATGGGCCGACCAGCCGCATCTCCCCGGAAGCGCCCGTTCCGGTGGTAAAGGTCGACACCATTGAAGAGCGCCCCGGCGGCGCGGCAAACGTGGCGATGAACATTGCTTCTCTGGGCGCGCAGTCGCGTCTGGTTGGCTTGACCGGCATCGACGATGCGGCGCGTGCGCTGAGCAAGTCGCTGGCGGACGTGAACGTGAAGTGCGACTTTGTTTCTGTTCCCACCCACCCGACGATCACCAAGCTGCGCGTGCTGTCACGCAACCAGCAGCTGATTCGCCTCGACTTTGAAGAAGGTTTCGAGGGCGTTGATCCCGAGCCGTTGCACGAGCGCATCAACCAGGCGCTGGGCAATATCGGCGCGCTGGTGCTGTCCGACTACGCCAAAGGCGCGCTGGCAAGCGTGCAGACCATGATCCAGCTGGCGCGTAAAGCCAGCGTGCCGGTACTGATCGACCCGAAAGGCACCGACTTTGAACGCTATCGCGGCGCAACGCTGCTGACGCCAAACCTCTCTGAGTTTGAAGCGGTGGCGGGCAAGTGCAAAACCGAAGAAGAGCTGGTTGAGCGCGGCATGAAAATCATCGCCGATTTCGAGCTGTCCGCGCTGTTAGTGACCCGTTCCGAGCAGGGCATGACGCTGCTGCAGCCGGGCAAAGCGCCGCTGCACATGCCGACGCAGGCGCAGGAAGTGTACGACGTGACCGGAGCCGGTGATACGGTGATTGGCGTGCTGGCGGCAACGCTGGCGGCGGGGAACTCCCTGGAAGAGGCCTGCTACTTTGCTAACGCGGCAGCGGGCGTGGTGGTGGGTAAACTCGGCACCTCTACCGTGTCGCCAATCGAGCTCGAAAACGCTGTGCGTGGCCGTGCCGACACCGGTTTTGGGGTGATGACCGAAGACGAGCTGAAGGTGGCCGTTGCCGCGGCGCGTAAGCGCGGTGAAAAAGTGGTGATGACCAACGGCGTGTTTGACATTCTGCACGCGGGCCACGTCTCGTATCTGGCGAATGCGCGTAAGCTCGGCGATCGCCTGATTGTGGCGGTGAACAGCGATGCGTCAACCAAACGTCTTAAAGGCGAAACGCGCCCGGTGAACCCGCTGGAGCAGCGCATGATCGTGCTCGGCGCGCTGGAAGCGGTGGACTGGGTGGTGTCGTTTGAGGAAGACACGCCGCAGCGCCTGATTGCAGGTATTTTGCCGGATCTGCTGGTGAAGGGCGGCGATTACAAGCCAGAGCAAATCGCGGGGAGCGAAGAGGTCTGGGCCAACGGCGGCGAGGTGATGGTGCTCAACTTTGAGGACGGGTGTTCAACCACCAACATCATTAAGAAGATCCAGAAAGACAGTCAGTAA
- the ubiK gene encoding ubiquinone biosynthesis accessory factor UbiK — protein sequence MIDPKKIEQIARQVHESMPKGIREFGDDVEKKIRQTLQAQLVRLDLVSREEFDVQTQVLLRTREKLALLEQRLNELENRNVPEEVKPAPAIPPVDDQA from the coding sequence ATGATTGACCCGAAGAAAATTGAGCAAATTGCGCGTCAGGTTCATGAGTCCATGCCGAAGGGCATTCGTGAGTTTGGTGATGACGTTGAGAAGAAAATCCGCCAGACGCTGCAGGCGCAGTTGGTCCGCCTTGATTTAGTCAGCCGCGAAGAGTTTGACGTGCAAACGCAGGTTCTGCTGCGCACCCGCGAAAAGCTGGCGCTGCTGGAGCAACGTCTGAACGAGCTGGAAAACCGCAACGTGCCGGAAGAAGTGAAACCGGCACCGGCTATTCCGCCGGTGGACGATCAGGCGTAA
- the ribB gene encoding 3,4-dihydroxy-2-butanone-4-phosphate synthase: MNQTLLSSFGTSTQRVEHALDALREGRGVMVLDDENRENEGDMIFAAENMTVEQMALTIRHGSGIVCLCINEDRRKQLDLPMMVENNTSAFGTGFTVTIEAAHGVTTGVSAADRLTTVRAAIADGAKPSDLHRPGHVFPLRAQAGGVLTRGGHTEATIDLVTLAGFKPAGVLCELTNDDGTMARAPECITFARLHNMPVVTIEDLVEYRQAHERKAS; this comes from the coding sequence ATGAATCAGACGCTACTTTCCTCTTTTGGCACTTCAACTCAACGTGTTGAACATGCACTGGATGCACTGCGCGAAGGCCGCGGTGTGATGGTGCTTGACGATGAAAACCGTGAAAACGAAGGCGACATGATTTTTGCCGCTGAAAATATGACCGTAGAGCAGATGGCACTCACCATTCGTCACGGTAGCGGCATTGTCTGCCTGTGCATCAACGAAGACCGCCGCAAGCAGCTCGACCTGCCAATGATGGTTGAAAACAACACCAGCGCCTTTGGAACCGGTTTTACCGTGACCATCGAAGCGGCGCACGGCGTGACTACCGGTGTCTCAGCGGCTGACCGTCTGACCACCGTGCGTGCTGCGATTGCCGACGGTGCGAAGCCATCCGATCTGCATCGCCCAGGCCACGTCTTCCCTCTGCGCGCGCAGGCGGGTGGCGTATTGACCCGCGGCGGCCATACCGAAGCCACCATCGACCTGGTGACCCTGGCAGGCTTCAAACCTGCAGGCGTGCTGTGCGAACTGACCAACGATGATGGCACCATGGCGCGCGCGCCAGAGTGCATCACCTTTGCCCGTCTGCATAACATGCCGGTGGTGACCATCGAAGATCTGGTTGAATATCGCCAGGCGCACGAGCGCAAAGCCAGCTGA
- a CDS encoding fimbrial protein, with the protein MKRLAKLLFLSLLLFVPLKEALALNCYLGTANGPVEQTKTIAPFSIPSNAQPGQKIWESDDIKIPVYCDRNTASNHANEDVYAWVNPYLSSEDPYYQLGVTYEGADYDAAGQPTGIDTHQCLDNNSLNTYTPAQLHDMGWEHYICSGNVNDIHTSRYFIARFRLYVKIKTMPPHGYISSLGDYILVQFDGKGGVNTLSDAKNLKYHVNGLNNINVLDCGATFSIFPENQEIDFGSFSARDIVNQGTRNRTFTVKTTKVQDAQCSDGFKMDSSFYTDGSLSNNDTALLIGNGLKLRILDGTRPFTFNQYNEYADFTGSTLQVEQTYTAELSPVAGKAIDSGPFETVVLFKINYH; encoded by the coding sequence ATGAAAAGACTCGCTAAACTTCTGTTTTTAAGCCTGCTGCTGTTCGTCCCGCTTAAGGAGGCCCTGGCGCTGAACTGCTATCTGGGCACGGCCAACGGCCCGGTTGAGCAGACGAAAACCATCGCGCCGTTCTCCATACCGAGCAACGCACAGCCGGGGCAAAAAATCTGGGAATCTGACGATATTAAAATTCCGGTGTACTGCGATCGCAACACCGCGTCGAACCATGCAAACGAAGACGTTTACGCGTGGGTGAACCCCTACTTATCCAGCGAGGATCCTTATTACCAGCTGGGGGTGACCTACGAGGGCGCGGACTATGACGCAGCCGGGCAGCCAACCGGGATCGACACCCATCAGTGTCTGGATAACAACAGCCTGAACACCTATACCCCCGCGCAGCTGCATGACATGGGCTGGGAGCATTACATCTGTTCCGGCAATGTTAACGACATCCACACCAGCCGCTATTTTATCGCGCGTTTTCGCCTGTACGTGAAAATCAAAACCATGCCGCCCCACGGCTACATCAGCTCGCTCGGGGATTACATACTGGTGCAGTTCGACGGTAAGGGGGGCGTGAACACGCTGTCTGATGCGAAGAACCTGAAATATCACGTGAACGGTCTGAATAACATCAACGTTCTGGACTGCGGGGCAACGTTTAGCATCTTCCCGGAAAACCAGGAGATCGACTTTGGCTCCTTCAGCGCCCGCGACATCGTCAATCAGGGTACCCGTAACCGGACGTTTACCGTTAAAACCACCAAAGTGCAGGACGCCCAGTGCTCGGACGGCTTCAAGATGGACTCGTCGTTTTACACCGACGGTTCCCTCAGCAATAACGATACCGCGCTGCTGATCGGAAACGGGCTTAAGCTGCGGATCCTGGATGGCACCCGGCCGTTTACCTTTAACCAGTATAATGAGTACGCCGATTTTACGGGCAGCACGTTGCAGGTTGAGCAGACCTATACCGCTGAGCTTTCGCCCGTTGCGGGGAAAGCCATTGATTCTGGCCCCTTTGAAACCGTCGTGCTGTTTAAAATTAACTACCACTAA
- a CDS encoding fimbrial biogenesis chaperone, producing the protein MKHSPLKLLCLMLIGTSLTTHAAINLDRTRIVFPQSDKASSLKVDNQSKSLPYLALSWIEDENGRKEDSHFMALPPIQRIEPGASSQVRIVRQAGVSQLPSDRESLFYFNLREVPPKSSNASEERSVMQVAMQSRIKLFWRPKAISKKAGEKSEMRLEVTATAKGLTFHNPTPYYITLAWLSKDAKTMLPGFDSLMIAPFATASASTGSYHGSYYSIGYIDDYGALRKVDASCAGAAACKLSERKVESDEKTR; encoded by the coding sequence ATGAAACATTCACCCTTAAAACTTCTGTGCCTGATGCTCATCGGCACCAGCTTAACGACCCACGCCGCGATCAACCTGGATCGCACCCGGATTGTGTTTCCACAGAGCGACAAAGCCAGTAGCCTGAAGGTCGATAATCAGAGCAAATCTCTGCCGTATCTCGCGCTCTCCTGGATTGAAGACGAGAACGGGCGCAAGGAAGACAGCCATTTTATGGCTCTCCCGCCCATCCAGCGTATTGAACCAGGCGCATCGTCACAGGTGCGGATCGTCAGGCAGGCGGGCGTCAGCCAGCTTCCTAGCGATCGCGAGTCGCTGTTTTACTTCAACCTGCGCGAAGTCCCGCCGAAAAGCAGCAACGCCAGCGAGGAGCGCAGCGTGATGCAGGTTGCCATGCAAAGCCGCATCAAGCTGTTCTGGCGTCCTAAAGCCATCAGCAAAAAAGCGGGCGAGAAGAGTGAAATGCGCTTAGAAGTCACGGCGACCGCTAAGGGGCTTACCTTCCATAACCCGACGCCTTACTACATTACGCTGGCCTGGCTCAGTAAAGATGCAAAAACCATGCTGCCGGGTTTTGACAGCCTGATGATTGCGCCGTTTGCCACCGCTTCCGCCTCCACCGGTAGCTACCACGGCAGCTACTACAGCATCGGTTACATTGATGATTACGGCGCGCTGCGCAAGGTAGACGCCAGCTGCGCGGGTGCGGCGGCGTGTAAGCTCAGCGAGCGCAAGGTAGAGAGCGATGAAAAGACTCGCTAA